In a genomic window of Zingiber officinale cultivar Zhangliang chromosome 9B, Zo_v1.1, whole genome shotgun sequence:
- the LOC122024830 gene encoding uncharacterized protein LOC122024830 isoform X2: MPFLAEATPAAQKVAERREATRSQRSLHYKFSLPASKEWRSHQGCFSTEVQAEAEGIGAGWRGPEAECGGDETGIAKMREALLVHLRKAVERNQPEVPPPGLPHDREHQKEPDREADLESSMPPPPSPWSLRTRRRSARASSVFARQASTLQPETAGKRPSRLDRRERLKISVALTSEEIDEDIYAVTGYRARRRPRRRPRVVQKQLD; this comes from the exons ATGCCGTTCTTAGCAGAGGCGACCCCGGCAGCGCAGAAGGTGGCTGAGCGGCGGGAGGCGACGAGAAGCCAAAGGAGCCTCCACTATAAGTTTTCATTGCCCGCGTCGAAGGAGTGGAGGAGCCATCAGGGATGCTTCTCCACCGAAGTGCAGGCCGAAGCGGAGGGCATCGGTGCCGGCTGGAGAGGGCCCGAGGCGGAATGCGGAGGCGACGAAACCGGGATCGCGAAGATGAGAGAGGCGCTTTTGGTTCATCTCCGCAAGGCAGTGGAACGGAACCAGCCGGAAGTTCCCCCGCCAGGGCTACCCCATGACAGGGAGCACCAAAAGGAACCAGATCGGGAGGCGGATCTCGAATCTTCGATGCCGCCTCCGCCATCACCGTGGAGTCTTAGAACGAGGCGAAGGAGTGCGAGGGCTTCGTCCGTGTTCGCGAGGCAAGCGAGCACGCTGCAGCCGGAGACTGCCGGTAAGAGGCCGTCGCGTTTGGATCGGAGAGAGAGACTCAAGATCTCTGTCGCCCTCACCAGTGAGGAGATCGATGAGGACATTTATGCGGTGACCGGGTACAGGGCTCGCCGGCGGCCTCGAAGACGTCCTCGTGTTGTCCAAAAGCAGCTCGAT tgA
- the LOC122024830 gene encoding uncharacterized protein LOC122024830 isoform X1 codes for MPFLAEATPAAQKVAERREATRSQRSLHYKFSLPASKEWRSHQGCFSTEVQAEAEGIGAGWRGPEAECGGDETGIAKMREALLVHLRKAVERNQPEVPPPGLPHDREHQKEPDREADLESSMPPPPSPWSLRTRRRSARASSVFARQASTLQPETAGKRPSRLDRRERLKISVALTSEEIDEDIYAVTGYRARRRPRRRPRVVQKQLDLLLPGSWLSQITIETYRVPD; via the exons ATGCCGTTCTTAGCAGAGGCGACCCCGGCAGCGCAGAAGGTGGCTGAGCGGCGGGAGGCGACGAGAAGCCAAAGGAGCCTCCACTATAAGTTTTCATTGCCCGCGTCGAAGGAGTGGAGGAGCCATCAGGGATGCTTCTCCACCGAAGTGCAGGCCGAAGCGGAGGGCATCGGTGCCGGCTGGAGAGGGCCCGAGGCGGAATGCGGAGGCGACGAAACCGGGATCGCGAAGATGAGAGAGGCGCTTTTGGTTCATCTCCGCAAGGCAGTGGAACGGAACCAGCCGGAAGTTCCCCCGCCAGGGCTACCCCATGACAGGGAGCACCAAAAGGAACCAGATCGGGAGGCGGATCTCGAATCTTCGATGCCGCCTCCGCCATCACCGTGGAGTCTTAGAACGAGGCGAAGGAGTGCGAGGGCTTCGTCCGTGTTCGCGAGGCAAGCGAGCACGCTGCAGCCGGAGACTGCCGGTAAGAGGCCGTCGCGTTTGGATCGGAGAGAGAGACTCAAGATCTCTGTCGCCCTCACCAGTGAGGAGATCGATGAGGACATTTATGCGGTGACCGGGTACAGGGCTCGCCGGCGGCCTCGAAGACGTCCTCGTGTTGTCCAAAAGCAGCTCGAT TTGTTGCTCCCAGGTTCATGGCTATCACAGATCACCATTGAAACATACAGAGTCCCTGATTAG